In Pedobacter heparinus DSM 2366, the following are encoded in one genomic region:
- a CDS encoding RagB/SusD family nutrient uptake outer membrane protein, with the protein MKTFNNKNFCLMLFSIAAITLLASCKKSFLDRDPQGTYTSDTYPYPKGSGPFDSEIFATYDILRSYDASGSGFIAATGIRSDDADKGSTPTDGPTSLEMDNFNITTSNVLANDLWRGYFNIVNKSNIVLDKVAKDLDPGTPAESKVFAEAEAKFLRGYAYFMLVRLFGRVPLIDKVFDDPVAQSNVAQSEPAATYTLIESDLQFAGTNLPLSWDPSKFPGRATRGAANGLLAKVYLTRQNWAAAQSAANLVITSQQYNLSTPYDDIFKETGENSKESVFEIQATANLTEKRSFGSQFASIQGVRGTGIWNLGWGFNIPSPQLEGTYETGDPRKARTILYAGGTSVFGEVVPTGLPNTRYNHKVHSNPATRNALLDNFSYWMNIRILRYADVLLMYAEAANEVGGTANTTAALDALNSVRKRARGTTPGILPDITVTDQAQLREIIRHERRVELAMEHERFFDLVRWGIAGQVLQNAGKNFVTGKHELLPIPFAQIEISKGVLKQNFGY; encoded by the coding sequence ATGAAAACATTTAACAATAAAAATTTCTGTCTGATGCTTTTTAGTATCGCAGCAATTACCTTACTGGCGAGTTGTAAAAAAAGCTTCCTGGATCGCGATCCACAAGGAACATACACTTCCGACACCTATCCCTATCCTAAAGGATCAGGTCCATTTGATTCGGAAATATTTGCCACCTATGACATCCTGCGCTCATATGATGCCTCTGGAAGCGGATTTATTGCTGCAACCGGTATCAGAAGTGACGATGCTGATAAAGGCAGTACACCTACCGATGGCCCTACCTCACTTGAAATGGACAATTTCAACATTACCACCAGTAATGTCCTGGCAAATGATCTTTGGAGAGGCTACTTCAATATCGTAAACAAGAGCAATATTGTGCTGGATAAGGTAGCTAAAGATCTTGACCCGGGCACACCAGCAGAATCAAAAGTATTTGCAGAAGCAGAAGCTAAATTTTTGCGTGGCTATGCCTATTTCATGCTGGTACGCTTATTTGGCAGGGTGCCCCTGATAGACAAAGTATTTGATGATCCCGTTGCCCAATCTAACGTTGCCCAAAGTGAACCGGCCGCTACCTATACCTTAATTGAAAGTGACCTGCAGTTTGCCGGAACCAACCTGCCCTTAAGCTGGGATCCAAGCAAGTTTCCCGGACGAGCAACCAGAGGTGCGGCGAACGGCTTACTGGCCAAAGTATACCTTACCCGTCAAAACTGGGCAGCTGCCCAAAGTGCCGCTAACCTGGTTATTACCTCACAACAGTACAACCTAAGCACTCCATATGATGATATTTTTAAAGAAACAGGTGAAAACAGTAAAGAATCTGTATTCGAAATTCAGGCAACAGCTAACCTGACGGAAAAAAGAAGTTTCGGAAGCCAGTTTGCAAGTATCCAGGGTGTAAGGGGAACAGGTATCTGGAACCTTGGCTGGGGCTTTAATATCCCAAGTCCACAACTCGAAGGTACTTATGAAACCGGCGATCCACGTAAAGCCAGAACCATTTTATACGCCGGAGGCACCTCAGTTTTTGGTGAAGTTGTTCCTACCGGTTTACCAAATACCAGGTACAACCACAAAGTACACAGTAATCCTGCAACGCGAAATGCACTGCTTGACAATTTCAGCTATTGGATGAACATCCGGATCCTGCGTTATGCAGATGTATTACTGATGTATGCAGAAGCTGCAAATGAAGTAGGTGGCACCGCAAATACCACTGCTGCGCTAGATGCATTGAACAGTGTAAGAAAAAGAGCAAGAGGAACAACTCCGGGTATTTTACCAGACATCACGGTAACTGATCAGGCGCAGCTGCGCGAGATCATCCGCCACGAAAGAAGGGTTGAGCTAGCCATGGAACATGAGCGTTTCTTTGACCTGGTACGCTGGGGCATTGCCGGACAGGTACTGCAAAATGCAGGGAAAAATTTCGTTACCGGCAAGCACGAACTCTTACCTATCCCTTTTGCACAGATAGAGATCAGCAAGGGTGTATTGAAACAAAATTTTGGTTATTAA
- a CDS encoding LamG-like jellyroll fold domain-containing protein: MKFSISYFNYCVLSLTVGLLISSCKKDGNPNNLPDADASKYAGTIDGYNNSDEVASANLIAYWDFDGTNNEKISGTAPTTAAGNSFIDGGVKGKALSLSAGYLYYATQFAKFKTDVFANFTISTWVQILNNGSKKTMVFQLARPGIFNGNINFILNTQSFPASNTDELKINPTFTAVSGGMQDNVNTKRDNPGDANYFPYLTPKIGASKWTHLLLTYEGTTGVFNIWADGIRVGAFFSRGLGTALFKSYEPSEVIIGGNYNVIPGKSVSTDVSFAAMTGRIDELKVWNIALTDAHIQAIYKLGLAGK, from the coding sequence ATGAAGTTTTCAATATCATATTTCAATTATTGCGTTCTTTCCCTTACAGTCGGGCTCCTAATCAGTTCCTGTAAAAAAGACGGCAATCCAAATAACCTGCCCGATGCAGACGCATCAAAATATGCGGGGACGATTGATGGCTATAACAATTCCGATGAAGTTGCTTCGGCAAATCTGATTGCTTACTGGGATTTCGATGGCACAAACAATGAGAAAATCAGCGGTACTGCCCCAACAACAGCAGCCGGCAATTCGTTTATTGATGGTGGTGTTAAAGGCAAGGCCCTCAGCCTCAGCGCCGGCTACCTTTATTATGCCACACAGTTTGCCAAATTTAAAACAGATGTTTTTGCCAATTTTACCATCAGTACATGGGTACAGATTTTGAACAATGGTTCAAAAAAAACCATGGTCTTCCAGTTGGCGCGTCCAGGTATATTTAACGGAAACATCAATTTCATTTTAAATACCCAAAGTTTTCCGGCCAGCAATACGGATGAGCTCAAGATCAATCCAACTTTTACAGCAGTAAGTGGTGGCATGCAGGACAATGTCAATACCAAAAGGGATAACCCTGGTGATGCCAATTATTTTCCTTACCTGACCCCAAAAATAGGTGCGAGTAAATGGACACACCTTTTGCTGACCTATGAAGGTACTACAGGTGTATTTAACATCTGGGCCGATGGCATAAGGGTTGGCGCCTTTTTTAGCAGAGGCCTTGGAACTGCACTCTTTAAATCCTATGAGCCAAGCGAAGTGATCATTGGAGGAAACTATAATGTTATACCTGGCAAAAGCGTAAGTACCGATGTAAGTTTTGCAGCAATGACTGGCAGAATTGACGAATTGAAAGTCTGGAACATTGCTTTAACAGACGCACACATCCAGGCCATTTATAAATTAGGCCTTGCCGGAAAATAA
- a CDS encoding glucoamylase family protein codes for MTQFKKLLFYTGCSCLLLLLASCSKSKESGVSATDTSLSFTVNGAYNGTLNYEVNGKPVIKFSFTEAIDPATIAAGVKLTDAAGANVAFSQALQDADKTLSITPQNNFLSFAGYHLEITNAIKPAKGGRLLNPVRISLSTGFDDTDKCPRISDDELLTLIQQQTFKYFYDFGHPVSGLARERSTSGNTVTSGGSGFGVMALVTGVHRSFITRAAGLARMQKIVDFLKNKASRFHGAYPHWLDGNTGAALPFSTKDNGGDLVETSLLMQGLLTARQYFTGSDAAETALRNDITSIYNGVEWDWYRKNNSDVLYWHWSPDYNWEMNLPISGYNECLITYVLAASSPTHSIPKSVYDIGWAKNGAIKNGNSYYGIPLPLGTANGGPLFFAHYSFLGLNPMGLTDTYANYETQNRAHTLINYKYCADNPKKYAGYSENCWGLTASDIPNGYAASSPANDRGVIAPTAALSSFPYTPVESMQALKFFYYKLGDKLFKDYGFVDAFSLQEKWFDTQTLAIDQGPIVIMIENYRSKLLWNLFMTAPEVKSGLLKLGFNSPNL; via the coding sequence ATGACCCAATTTAAAAAGCTATTGTTTTACACCGGATGTTCCTGTCTTTTGCTACTGCTTGCCAGTTGCAGTAAAAGCAAAGAATCGGGCGTGTCAGCTACCGATACCTCCTTATCCTTTACCGTAAACGGAGCTTACAATGGCACTTTAAATTATGAGGTAAATGGAAAACCGGTTATCAAATTCAGCTTTACAGAAGCGATAGATCCGGCAACAATAGCTGCAGGTGTTAAACTTACCGATGCAGCCGGCGCAAATGTGGCCTTTAGCCAGGCTTTACAGGATGCAGATAAAACCCTCAGCATTACCCCACAAAACAACTTTTTGTCCTTTGCCGGTTATCACCTCGAAATAACCAATGCCATAAAACCGGCAAAGGGTGGACGACTGCTCAATCCGGTAAGGATCAGCCTCAGTACCGGTTTTGACGATACTGATAAATGTCCTCGGATTTCTGATGATGAACTGCTTACACTGATCCAGCAACAGACTTTTAAATACTTTTACGATTTCGGACATCCCGTAAGTGGCCTGGCCCGTGAAAGGAGCACTTCCGGCAATACAGTAACTTCCGGTGGTTCCGGATTTGGTGTTATGGCGCTGGTTACCGGTGTACACCGCAGTTTTATTACCCGTGCCGCGGGCCTGGCAAGAATGCAGAAAATCGTAGATTTTTTAAAAAACAAAGCCAGCCGTTTTCATGGGGCTTACCCCCACTGGCTGGATGGCAATACCGGGGCCGCATTGCCCTTTAGTACAAAAGACAATGGCGGCGACCTGGTAGAAACTTCCCTGCTGATGCAGGGTTTGCTTACCGCACGCCAGTATTTTACTGGCAGTGATGCTGCCGAAACCGCTTTAAGGAATGACATTACCTCCATTTATAACGGAGTGGAATGGGACTGGTACCGTAAAAACAACAGTGATGTATTGTACTGGCACTGGAGCCCGGATTACAACTGGGAAATGAACCTGCCCATTAGCGGATATAACGAATGTCTGATCACTTATGTGCTGGCCGCATCTTCCCCTACCCATAGCATCCCCAAATCGGTGTACGATATAGGCTGGGCAAAAAACGGTGCCATAAAAAATGGCAACAGCTATTATGGCATACCATTGCCATTGGGCACTGCCAATGGTGGTCCGCTGTTTTTCGCCCATTATTCCTTTCTCGGCCTGAATCCTATGGGCTTAACAGATACTTATGCCAATTACGAAACACAGAACAGGGCGCATACCCTCATCAATTATAAATACTGTGCAGACAATCCTAAAAAATATGCCGGTTATAGCGAGAACTGCTGGGGACTTACCGCCAGCGATATTCCTAATGGTTATGCAGCAAGCTCTCCAGCTAACGACCGTGGTGTAATTGCACCAACAGCAGCCCTTTCTTCTTTCCCTTATACACCTGTAGAATCTATGCAGGCCTTAAAATTCTTTTATTACAAATTGGGCGACAAACTCTTTAAGGACTATGGCTTTGTAGATGCCTTCTCGCTACAGGAAAAATGGTTTGACACCCAAACTCTTGCCATAGACCAGGGGCCAATTGTCATTATGATCGAAAACTACCGCAGCAAATTGCTATGGAATTTGTTTATGACTGCGCCGGAAGTTAAATCGGGCTTGCTTAAACTGGGTTTTAACAGCCCTAATTTATAA
- a CDS encoding glucoamylase family protein yields the protein MKRNLFYLFLLLTLFTSSTYAQVKTLPNKNEGIKPEMKIRKDLNDEQLLDLVQKQTFRYFWDFGHPVSGMARERSNTTLNYGPEVVTTGGTGFGVMAIIVAAERKFITREQAAARTKKIVDFLYKADMYHGAFPHWLNGETGKTIRFSLKDDGADIVETSLLFQGLLTARQYYTADNPVENSIRSKINEMWNAIEWDWFTQNQHVLYWHWSPDNGWAMDHPIKGYNECLITYVLAASSTRHSIDYKVYKDGFANNNTYLNGKKFYDITLPLGFDYGGPLFFAHYSFTGLDPRGLNDAGADYWEQNRNHTLINRAYCIDNPKKYKGYGANSWGLTASDSWAGYAAHSPTNDDAVITPTAALSSFPYTPAESMQVLKHFYFNMGDKLWTEYGFIDAFSEEKNWYAKSHLAIDQGPIIVMIENYRSGLLWKLFMSSPEVQNGLRSLHFKSPALQKPVIKN from the coding sequence ATGAAACGAAACTTATTTTACCTGTTTTTACTTTTAACCCTTTTTACAAGCTCTACTTATGCCCAGGTAAAAACACTGCCCAATAAAAATGAAGGCATAAAGCCTGAAATGAAAATCAGGAAAGACCTGAACGACGAACAGCTGTTAGACCTGGTACAAAAACAAACCTTCCGCTATTTCTGGGATTTTGGACATCCGGTAAGCGGTATGGCCCGCGAACGCAGCAATACTACCTTAAATTATGGCCCTGAAGTGGTTACCACCGGCGGCACCGGATTTGGCGTAATGGCCATCATTGTGGCTGCCGAAAGAAAGTTCATTACCCGCGAACAGGCCGCTGCAAGAACAAAAAAGATTGTCGATTTCCTATATAAAGCAGATATGTACCATGGCGCATTTCCACATTGGCTGAACGGAGAAACAGGCAAGACCATCAGGTTTAGCCTTAAAGATGATGGGGCCGACATTGTAGAAACTTCCTTACTGTTTCAGGGCCTGCTTACTGCGCGCCAGTATTATACGGCAGACAACCCGGTCGAAAACAGTATCAGAAGTAAAATAAACGAAATGTGGAATGCCATAGAATGGGACTGGTTTACCCAAAACCAGCACGTGCTGTACTGGCACTGGAGCCCCGACAACGGCTGGGCTATGGACCACCCCATCAAGGGATACAATGAATGCCTCATTACCTACGTCCTGGCAGCATCCTCAACACGCCATAGCATTGATTACAAAGTATATAAAGATGGTTTTGCCAACAACAACACCTACCTGAATGGTAAAAAATTTTACGACATTACCCTGCCTTTGGGCTTCGACTATGGTGGCCCTTTGTTTTTTGCCCATTACTCTTTTACCGGCCTCGATCCCCGTGGTTTAAATGATGCCGGTGCCGATTACTGGGAACAGAACAGGAACCACACCCTGATCAACAGGGCTTATTGTATCGATAATCCTAAAAAATACAAGGGCTACGGTGCCAATAGCTGGGGTTTAACAGCCAGCGATAGCTGGGCTGGCTATGCTGCACATTCTCCAACTAACGATGATGCTGTAATTACCCCTACCGCAGCTTTATCTTCCTTTCCTTATACACCTGCAGAATCTATGCAGGTCTTAAAACATTTCTATTTTAACATGGGCGATAAGTTATGGACTGAATATGGTTTCATTGATGCCTTTAGTGAAGAAAAAAACTGGTATGCAAAATCCCACCTGGCCATTGATCAGGGACCGATCATTGTGATGATCGAAAATTACCGAAGTGGCTTGCTCTGGAAACTTTTTATGAGCAGTCCCGAGGTACAAAATGGTCTGCGCAGCCTGCATTTCAAAAGTCCCGCTCTCCAGAAACCTGTCATCAAAAACTAA
- the bglX gene encoding beta-glucosidase BglX gives MKIANLFILTLIFTAHITFAQTKKTGKATHQQMNTFISNLMSKMTLDEKIGQLNLLTGGEATTGSVVSTDVESKIKKGQVGGIFSLTTPARIRKAQEIAVNQTRLKIPIIFGQDVIHGYKTTFPIPLALSSTWNMEMIKKTARIAAIEATADGLNWTFSPMVDISRDPRWGRISEGSGEDTYLGSEIARAMVKGYQGDDLAKYNTMMACVKHFALYGASEAGRDYNTTDMSLDRMYNEYLPPYKAALDAGAGSIMTSFNDINGVPATANKWLMTDLLRKEWGFKGLVVTDYTAVNELIDHGLGDLKAVSALSINAGVDMDMVGEGFLTTLKKSVQEGKVKAQRIDEACRLVLEAKYKLGLFDDPFRYCNEERAKTEILKPEHLAFAREVAAESFVLLKNENQTLPLKKTGTIALIGPLANTGANMPGTWSVNSDLANTASLLTGMKAVLGKQVKVVHCLGSNLVTDEAYQQRATMFGRDIPRDNRPEAEVIKEAVELAKTADVVIAALGESSEMSGEASSRTNLEIPEVQQRLLQALLKTGKPVVLVLFTGRPLVLNWEQQNVPAILNVWFGGTETAKAITDVLFGDVNPSGKLTATFPQNVGQIPLYYAHKNTGRPLADGKWFSKFRSNYLDVSNEPLYPFGYGLSYTSFAYSNLRLSKNSFKPGESITASIDIKNIGSREGKEVVQLYIRDLVGSSTRPVKELKAFQKISLKPGESKTVSFKLTENDLKFYNTALRFVAEPGDFNLFIGGNSRDVLETKFSLRN, from the coding sequence ATGAAAATAGCTAACTTATTTATCCTTACGCTCATTTTTACTGCCCATATAACTTTTGCCCAAACCAAAAAAACGGGCAAAGCTACCCATCAGCAAATGAATACCTTCATCAGTAACCTGATGTCAAAAATGACATTAGACGAAAAGATCGGGCAGCTAAATCTGCTTACCGGTGGCGAAGCTACTACGGGCTCGGTAGTAAGCACCGATGTAGAAAGTAAAATCAAGAAAGGACAGGTAGGAGGTATTTTTAGCTTAACCACCCCTGCACGCATCCGTAAGGCCCAGGAAATAGCCGTTAATCAGACCCGGCTCAAAATACCTATCATATTTGGTCAGGATGTGATCCATGGATACAAAACTACTTTCCCTATTCCGCTGGCCTTATCCAGTACCTGGAACATGGAAATGATCAAAAAAACAGCCCGGATTGCCGCCATAGAAGCTACAGCAGATGGGCTGAACTGGACCTTCTCGCCCATGGTCGATATTTCCAGGGACCCCCGCTGGGGCCGTATTTCTGAAGGTTCAGGAGAAGACACCTATCTGGGCTCAGAAATTGCCAGGGCCATGGTAAAAGGCTACCAGGGTGATGACCTTGCTAAATACAATACCATGATGGCCTGTGTAAAACATTTTGCTTTATACGGGGCGTCAGAAGCGGGCAGAGACTACAATACCACGGATATGAGTCTGGATCGCATGTATAATGAATACTTGCCGCCCTATAAAGCTGCGCTTGATGCGGGCGCAGGCAGTATCATGACCTCCTTTAACGACATCAATGGAGTGCCTGCCACTGCAAACAAATGGCTCATGACTGATCTTTTGCGTAAAGAATGGGGGTTTAAAGGTCTTGTGGTTACCGACTATACTGCGGTTAACGAGCTGATAGACCATGGCCTGGGCGATCTGAAAGCCGTATCGGCCCTGTCCATTAACGCAGGTGTAGACATGGACATGGTTGGCGAAGGCTTTTTAACCACCCTGAAAAAATCTGTACAGGAAGGCAAAGTAAAAGCACAACGCATTGATGAAGCCTGCAGATTGGTTTTAGAGGCCAAATATAAGCTGGGCTTATTTGACGATCCTTTCCGTTATTGCAATGAAGAAAGGGCTAAAACGGAAATTTTAAAACCTGAACACCTTGCTTTTGCCCGAGAGGTAGCTGCCGAATCTTTTGTGCTTCTGAAAAATGAAAACCAGACCTTGCCCCTTAAAAAAACGGGTACCATAGCTTTAATAGGCCCCCTGGCCAATACAGGGGCCAATATGCCTGGTACCTGGAGTGTAAACAGCGACCTGGCCAATACCGCCTCTCTTTTAACAGGCATGAAGGCCGTTTTGGGCAAACAGGTAAAAGTGGTACACTGCCTGGGTTCAAACCTGGTAACAGATGAGGCCTACCAGCAGCGTGCCACCATGTTTGGCCGCGACATTCCAAGAGACAACCGCCCTGAAGCAGAAGTGATAAAAGAAGCTGTGGAACTGGCCAAAACTGCAGATGTAGTTATTGCTGCATTAGGTGAAAGTTCTGAAATGAGCGGCGAAGCCTCCAGCCGTACCAACCTGGAAATCCCGGAAGTTCAGCAGCGTTTGTTACAAGCCCTGTTAAAAACAGGTAAACCTGTTGTACTGGTCTTGTTTACCGGCAGGCCACTGGTACTGAACTGGGAGCAGCAAAACGTACCGGCCATTTTAAATGTCTGGTTTGGTGGTACAGAAACGGCAAAAGCAATAACTGATGTACTGTTTGGCGATGTGAACCCTTCGGGAAAATTAACAGCCACCTTCCCGCAAAATGTGGGGCAGATTCCCTTATATTATGCGCATAAAAATACCGGCAGGCCATTGGCAGATGGAAAATGGTTCAGTAAGTTCCGCTCCAACTATCTGGACGTAAGCAACGAACCCCTATACCCTTTCGGTTACGGCCTAAGCTATACCAGTTTTGCCTACAGCAATTTAAGGTTAAGTAAAAACAGCTTTAAACCTGGTGAATCTATTACCGCCAGCATCGATATTAAAAACATCGGTTCAAGGGAGGGCAAGGAAGTGGTACAATTGTACATACGCGACCTGGTGGGCAGTTCTACCCGTCCGGTTAAAGAACTAAAGGCTTTCCAAAAGATCAGCCTAAAACCCGGAGAAAGCAAAACTGTGAGCTTTAAGCTGACCGAAAATGATTTGAAGTTCTATAATACGGCTTTAAGGTTTGTTGCCGAACCCGGTGATTTTAACTTGTTTATTGGCGGAAATTCCAGAGATGTGCTGGAAACGAAGTTTAGTTTAAGAAATTAA
- a CDS encoding prolyl oligopeptidase family serine peptidase, whose amino-acid sequence MSRFKMTFMMVLLFCGLNGIAQDFTKYEKGSFIKGKDSIFYRVLFPENFDAAKQYPILFFLHGRGESGNDNQKQLTHGAKLFLKPEIRKQFPAIVVFPQCSSDSYWANVNISTEANGKRVFNFQEKGKPTKAMQALLDMVNNFMDKPYVNKKQVYVGGLSMGGMGTYELLRRRPRLFAAAFAICGGDNVANVQRYQKVPLWIFHGEKDDVVPVSCSTIIADQLKVLGHPAKLTLYPEANHNSWDPAFAEPDLLPWLFSNRKN is encoded by the coding sequence ATGAGCAGATTCAAAATGACCTTTATGATGGTTTTACTGTTTTGCGGATTAAACGGTATTGCCCAGGATTTCACCAAATATGAAAAAGGGAGCTTTATTAAAGGAAAGGACAGCATTTTTTACCGGGTACTTTTTCCTGAAAATTTCGATGCTGCAAAACAGTACCCCATTCTGTTCTTTTTACATGGACGGGGCGAAAGCGGCAACGACAACCAGAAGCAACTGACGCATGGCGCAAAACTGTTTTTAAAACCCGAGATCAGAAAACAGTTCCCAGCTATCGTGGTGTTTCCGCAATGCAGTTCAGACAGCTACTGGGCCAATGTAAACATTAGTACAGAGGCTAACGGCAAACGCGTTTTCAATTTTCAGGAAAAAGGAAAACCTACAAAGGCCATGCAGGCTTTACTGGACATGGTAAATAATTTTATGGACAAGCCTTATGTAAACAAAAAGCAGGTTTATGTGGGCGGCTTGTCTATGGGGGGGATGGGTACCTACGAACTGCTGAGGCGTAGACCCCGCTTGTTTGCTGCTGCTTTTGCCATATGCGGGGGCGACAATGTGGCCAACGTACAGCGCTATCAAAAGGTTCCCCTATGGATTTTTCATGGTGAAAAAGATGACGTAGTACCGGTAAGCTGCTCAACCATTATTGCTGATCAGTTAAAAGTACTGGGCCATCCTGCTAAACTTACCTTGTATCCTGAAGCCAATCACAACAGCTGGGACCCGGCCTTTGCAGAGCCGGATCTGTTGCCCTGGTTATTTTCTAACAGGAAAAATTAA
- a CDS encoding YebC/PmpR family DNA-binding transcriptional regulator has product MGRAFEFRKERKFKRWAKMAVQFTRIGKDIVMAVKEAGPHPETNSRLRTAIQNAKAVNMPKDRVDAAIKRASDKSMANYEEIVYEGYAPHGVAVLIETATDNTNRTVANVRSYFNKTNGTLGKTGSLDFVFNRKSVFRFVPADDLDLEELEFELIDAGLEELYVEADEEGNDIAVAQGAFESFGSLQKALEEKGIELKSSKLERIALSHHEVTEEQAADVLKLIDKLEEDDDVQAVYHNMPD; this is encoded by the coding sequence ATGGGAAGAGCATTTGAATTCAGAAAAGAAAGAAAATTTAAACGTTGGGCCAAAATGGCCGTACAGTTTACCAGGATAGGTAAGGATATTGTGATGGCAGTGAAAGAGGCCGGGCCACATCCTGAAACCAATTCGCGCCTGCGTACGGCTATACAAAATGCGAAAGCTGTAAACATGCCTAAAGACCGTGTGGATGCCGCCATAAAAAGGGCTTCCGATAAAAGCATGGCCAACTATGAGGAAATTGTTTATGAAGGATATGCTCCGCATGGGGTGGCAGTACTGATAGAGACTGCTACTGACAATACCAACCGTACCGTTGCCAATGTGCGTAGTTATTTCAATAAAACCAATGGTACTTTAGGTAAAACGGGTTCATTGGATTTTGTATTCAACAGGAAATCTGTATTCAGGTTTGTGCCTGCCGATGACCTGGACCTGGAAGAACTGGAGTTTGAATTGATTGATGCCGGATTGGAAGAACTCTATGTAGAAGCTGATGAAGAAGGTAACGATATTGCAGTTGCACAGGGCGCATTTGAAAGTTTTGGATCCCTGCAAAAAGCACTGGAAGAGAAGGGCATAGAACTCAAAAGTTCCAAGCTGGAACGCATTGCCCTTTCACACCATGAAGTGACCGAAGAACAGGCTGCTGATGTATTGAAGCTGATCGATAAACTGGAAGAGGACGATGATGTTCAGGCCGTTTACCACAACATGCCAGATTAA
- a CDS encoding NAD-dependent epimerase/dehydratase family protein, whose amino-acid sequence MIEKILVLGSNGQIGTELVTALRKTYSEDNVIACDIRRPDYDIKNSGPFEFVNVLEKETLNTIFQKYKPTQVYLLAALLSATGEQNPKLAWDLNMNGLLNILELAITYKTAKVYWPSSIAVFGPNSPKDQTPQFCVMDPNTVYGISKLAGERWCEYYHQKYGLDVRSIRYPGLISWKAAPGGGTTDYAIHIFHDALKKGSYASFLNAATELPMMYMDDAIRGTIELMDAEAGKISIRSSYNFAGVSFTPEILAAEIRKHIPDFKLTYTANDPRQHIADGWPRSIDDSYAASDWNWKPEFDLAKLTTDMLKNLKK is encoded by the coding sequence ATGATCGAAAAAATATTAGTATTGGGATCCAACGGTCAGATCGGCACAGAGTTGGTTACTGCATTGCGGAAGACCTATAGTGAAGATAATGTGATCGCCTGCGATATCCGCCGGCCTGATTATGACATTAAGAATTCCGGACCTTTTGAATTTGTGAATGTGCTGGAAAAAGAAACACTGAACACCATTTTCCAAAAATATAAACCTACACAAGTATATCTGCTGGCCGCTTTGTTATCGGCTACAGGTGAGCAAAACCCAAAGCTGGCATGGGACCTGAACATGAACGGTCTGCTCAATATTTTAGAGCTGGCCATCACCTATAAAACTGCAAAAGTATACTGGCCAAGCTCTATAGCCGTTTTTGGTCCCAATTCGCCTAAAGACCAGACCCCGCAGTTTTGTGTGATGGATCCGAACACGGTATATGGGATAAGCAAGCTGGCAGGCGAGCGCTGGTGCGAATATTACCACCAGAAGTATGGGCTTGATGTGCGCAGTATCCGTTATCCAGGACTGATCAGCTGGAAGGCTGCACCGGGTGGGGGTACTACAGATTATGCCATCCATATTTTTCACGATGCACTCAAAAAAGGAAGTTATGCTTCTTTTTTAAATGCTGCAACCGAATTGCCGATGATGTATATGGACGACGCGATCAGGGGGACCATTGAATTGATGGATGCCGAGGCCGGCAAAATCTCAATCCGTTCCAGTTATAATTTTGCCGGTGTAAGCTTTACACCAGAGATTCTGGCTGCTGAGATCAGGAAACATATTCCGGACTTTAAACTAACTTATACCGCCAATGATCCGCGCCAGCATATTGCCGATGGCTGGCCACGTTCTATTGATGACAGCTATGCAGCCAGCGACTGGAACTGGAAGCCGGAATTTGACCTCGCAAAACTGACAACCGATATGTTGAAAAATTTAAAAAAATAA